In Centropristis striata isolate RG_2023a ecotype Rhode Island chromosome 5, C.striata_1.0, whole genome shotgun sequence, a single genomic region encodes these proteins:
- the sox18 gene encoding transcription factor Sox-18: protein MNLTEPSLSRETLLHASRMSLGGPWGSGTPSPASDSEMGFEQNLSGDCSSPDGLGSGSMRRTEARISLTPGSGGQSPDLTQAGGVSAGTADGKAAGGEQRIRRPMNAFMVWAKDERKRLAVQNPDLHNAVLSKMLGQSWKALSAPDKRPFVEEAERLRVQHLQDHPNYKYRPRRKKTTKKLKRVEPGLLLHSLAQGGASGLGLGPGGADSVSGGSYGHLGAHSQHHHHSHHLLHPLGHFRDLQASGHPELESYGLPTPEMSPLDVLEDGAGESVFFPQHMQEEAGMGGWSGYHHHLHHHNPHYSHNYNNHGHHNSMNGAATHSSGMSLSTCLNSSLSPGRSSRVESKMSSVESNMSSRLNHSSGHHIALRSPVKCPPLSDSSPVSYPSISLPDPIKPHQSTNYFGQMYGNSAPNAPYYMPSHLGQLSPPPETSPSSCSSSSIPTSTFAPPLHLEPSNPESSCHLGSSSAEFWSEVDRHEFDQYVNVGRNQEEVYGRGGSCGGGNKVLSGRSSSSLGSSMNSGVINRDVSSILSGAGGCDEGSSPLISALSDASSAVYYSTCITG from the exons ATGAATTTAACGGAGCCCAGCTTGTCCAGAGAGACTCTCCTGCATGCCAGCCGGATGTCCCTTGGGGGCCCCTGGGGGTCTGGGACCCCGAGCCCAGCTTCTGATTCTGAAATGGGTTTTGAGCAGAACCTCTCCGGGGACTGCAGCTCCCCAGATGGCCTCGGATCCGGCAGCATGAGGAGGACAGAGGCGAGGATTTCTCTGACGCCCGGCTCAGGGGGACAGAGTCCGGACCTGACCCAGGCGGGAGGCGTGTCGGCGGGCACGGCCGATGGGAAGGCCGCGGGGGGCGAGCAGAGGATCCGCAGGCCCATGAACGCCTTCATGGTCTGGGCCAAAGATGAGAGGAAGCGACTGGCCGTGCAGAACCCGGACCTGCACAACGCCGTGCTCAGCAAGATGCTCG GTCAGTCCTGGAAGGCCCTGAGTGCTCCAGACAAGCGACCATTTGTGGAGGAAGCTGAACGTCTCCGCGTGCAGCACCTCCAGGATCACCCCAACTACAAGTACAGGCCTCGCCGCAAAAAGACCACCAAGAAACTGAAGCGCGTTGAGCCGGGGCTGCTGCTTCACAGCTTGGCCCAGGGCGGGGCTTCAGGCCTGGGATTAGGACCCGGTGGTGCAGACAGTGTCTCCGGAGGTTCTTATGGACATCTCGGTGCCCACTCTCAGCACCACCATCACTCCCACCACCTGCTGCATCCTCTGGGGCACTTCAGGGACCTGCAGGCGTCCGGACACCCGGAGCTGGAGAGCTACGGCCTGCCCACTCCGGAGATGTCCCCTCTGGATGTTCTGGAAGACGGAGCTGGGGAATCTGTGTTTTTCCCCCAACACATGCAGGAGGAGGCCGGGATGGGTGGCTGGAGCGgctaccaccaccacctccaccaccacaacCCGCACTACAGCCACAACTACAACAACCACGGCCACCACAACTCCATGAACGGCGCCGCGACGCACAGTTCAGGAATGAGTCTAAGCACCTGTTTGAACTCCAGTTTGAGTCCAGGTAGAAGCTCCAGAGTCGAGTCCAAAATGAGTTCTGTTGAGTCAAACATGAGTTCCAGGTTGAATCACAGCTCGGGTCACCACATCGCCTTGAGGAGTCCCGTAAAGTGTCCACCTCTGTCCGACTCCTCCCCCGTGTCCTACCCCTCCATCAGCCTCCCTGATCCCATCAAACCACACCAATCCACCAACTACTTTGGCCAAATGTACGGAAACAGCGCTCCGAACGCTCCCTACTACATGCCTTCTCACCTGGGCCAGCTGTCACCTCCTCCTGAGACGTCTccgtcctcctgctcctcctcctccatccccaCATCCACCTTCGCTCCTCCTTTGCACTTAGAGCCATCCAATCCCGAGTCCTCCTGCCACCTGGGCTCTTCTTCTGCTGAGTTCTGGTCTGAGGTGGACAGGCATGAATTTGACCAGTACGTGAACGTGGGAAGGAACCAAGAGGAGGTCTACGGACGAGGTGGCAGCTGTGGGGGCGGGAACAAAGTCCTGAGTGGGCGCAGTAGCAGCAGTTTAGGTAGCAGCATGAATAGCGGTGTTATCAACAGGGATGTCAGTAGCATTTTGAGTGGTGCTGGTGGGTGTGATGAAGGCAGCAGCCCTCTCATATCTGCTCTGTCTGATGCCAGCAGTGCTGTCTATTACAGCACCTGTATCACTGGATAA